A stretch of Candidatus Margulisiibacteriota bacterium DNA encodes these proteins:
- a CDS encoding sugar transferase produces MAKRVFDMIFSSLLLVVLSPLLAIIALLIKVDSPGPVLFVQDRIGKDFEPFKVYKFRTMVNRSSKRGLLVTLRHDPRITGLGHFLRHYKLDELPQLVNVLKGDMSMVGPRPEIPKTVEKYTEKERTLLSVKPGLTSPASIKFIQEEKLLPSSSRQLYRTYYGSVIPQKLECDLKYLRERSFLYDIWIIIETIIAIAKIPFSK; encoded by the coding sequence ATGGCAAAAAGGGTTTTTGATATGATTTTCAGCTCATTACTGCTTGTAGTTTTGTCCCCTTTGCTGGCCATTATTGCCCTTTTGATAAAAGTCGACAGCCCCGGACCAGTACTCTTTGTTCAGGACCGGATCGGCAAGGATTTCGAGCCTTTTAAGGTCTATAAATTCAGGACCATGGTCAACCGCTCTAGTAAAAGAGGGCTGTTGGTAACACTGAGGCATGATCCCAGAATAACCGGACTTGGACATTTTTTGAGACATTATAAACTTGACGAACTGCCTCAACTAGTGAATGTTTTAAAGGGGGACATGAGTATGGTGGGGCCAAGACCCGAAATACCAAAAACCGTTGAAAAATACACAGAAAAAGAAAGAACTTTGCTTTCAGTAAAACCTGGATTGACAAGCCCCGCTTCAATAAAGTTTATCCAGGAAGAAAAACTGTTGCCAAGTTCTTCCAGACAGCTTTACAGGACATATTATGGAAGCGTTATTCCCCAAAAACTGGAGTGTGACCTTAAATACTTAAGGGAAAGGTCTTTCCTGTATGACATTTGGATTATAATAGAGACAATTATTGCTATTGCCAAAATCCCTTTTTCTAAATAA
- a CDS encoding glycosyltransferase family 2 protein: MDFNRSNAPFVSLVVPCRNEEGHIGRCICSIIAQDYPKDRIEVLVVDGMSSDATRAEAQKYMGKGPDIRIIDNFKKITPAAMNLGVINSKGELVAVIIAHAKLDGSFLSNAVRCLAESGADGAGGLLKPLITNKSPMAEAIILAVRSPFGGGEKKYLHGKKEGFITDTLPYCLYKRETFEKFGMFEEKLIRGQDGEYNYRILRNGGKLYFSPKIKSYYEARTSLKRLWKQHFQYGYFNPYVFENIGTMIPWRRQIPLALVAALLVSGISAFFIPLGAYVFAGILLAYLTADILFSVLISLRKGLKHLLFLPVVFATIHFSYGLGYFVGLFDYLLIRYGLRAKIADKPLSR, from the coding sequence ATGGACTTTAACCGGAGTAATGCTCCGTTTGTTTCTCTTGTGGTCCCCTGCCGAAACGAAGAGGGACATATAGGCAGATGTATCTGTTCTATAATCGCGCAGGATTATCCAAAGGATAGAATAGAGGTCCTTGTGGTTGACGGAATGAGCAGCGATGCCACCCGGGCAGAAGCCCAAAAATATATGGGCAAAGGGCCGGACATCAGGATAATAGACAACTTCAAAAAAATAACTCCCGCAGCCATGAACCTGGGCGTGATAAATTCTAAAGGAGAACTGGTGGCAGTGATCATTGCCCATGCCAAGCTCGACGGCTCTTTTCTGTCAAATGCAGTTAGGTGCCTTGCAGAATCCGGGGCTGACGGAGCCGGAGGGCTTTTGAAACCCTTGATAACAAATAAAAGCCCAATGGCCGAGGCAATAATCCTTGCTGTAAGATCGCCGTTCGGCGGCGGAGAAAAGAAATATCTGCACGGAAAAAAAGAGGGCTTTATAACGGACACGCTCCCTTACTGCCTTTATAAAAGGGAAACATTTGAAAAATTCGGCATGTTCGAAGAAAAGCTGATAAGAGGGCAGGACGGGGAATATAACTACAGGATACTTAGAAATGGGGGGAAACTCTATTTTTCGCCTAAGATCAAGTCCTACTATGAAGCCCGGACATCCTTAAAGAGGCTCTGGAAGCAGCATTTTCAGTACGGATATTTTAATCCCTATGTGTTTGAGAACATAGGCACAATGATACCGTGGAGAAGACAAATACCGTTGGCTTTGGTAGCCGCACTTCTAGTTTCCGGCATCTCGGCTTTCTTTATCCCCTTGGGCGCATATGTTTTTGCAGGGATATTATTGGCCTATCTTACAGCCGATATCCTTTTTTCCGTCCTTATCTCTCTCAGGAAAGGATTGAAGCACCTGTTATTTCTGCCGGTCGTATTTGCGACCATCCATTTTTCCTACGGGCTGGGCTATTTTGTCGGGTTGTTTGATTACCTGCTTATAAGATACGGTCTCAGGGCAAAGATCGCGGACAAGCCTCTTTCAAGATAG
- a CDS encoding glycosyltransferase family 4 protein: protein MTKKVCILTSVHPALDTRIFFREASTLAEAGYDVALIARHKKDETINGIKIIHLNGSKNRFFRFLSSFTTVLPKAMRQKAGIYHFHDPELIPACLLLKALTGAKIIYDIHENIPKQILSKPWIPKPLRSIISFLVNLIQWSSMPVFDRIIYAWEEPTILTDNRIIVLNNYPRLELYKKSKEDAPKNGAFTALYCGGLTRIRGIREIVEAAGLLRSRKGFRLKLIGGFESESFKKEVMSLPGWEKVDYIGHIPYSKTPEHCMSADAGLICLWPEPNHLISSPNKLFEYMASGLPIIASDFRCWEKIVKGCNCGLSVNPMKPKEIASAIEYLIDHPEEAIMMGKNGRKAAEERYNWNKESKKLLEIYDGL, encoded by the coding sequence ATGACAAAAAAAGTCTGCATATTAACTTCCGTTCATCCTGCCCTTGACACCAGGATCTTCTTCAGAGAGGCTTCAACACTTGCAGAAGCCGGGTATGATGTCGCCCTGATAGCCAGACATAAAAAAGATGAAACAATAAACGGCATCAAAATAATACATCTGAACGGCAGCAAAAACCGCTTCTTTAGGTTTTTGTCGTCATTTACAACGGTATTGCCTAAAGCCATGCGGCAAAAAGCCGGAATCTACCATTTTCATGACCCGGAACTGATCCCTGCCTGTCTGCTGCTGAAAGCGCTTACGGGAGCAAAGATCATCTACGATATTCACGAAAACATTCCTAAACAGATCCTGTCAAAACCGTGGATACCAAAGCCGCTCCGAAGCATTATTTCTTTCCTGGTCAATCTTATCCAATGGTCTTCCATGCCTGTGTTCGACCGCATCATCTATGCATGGGAAGAACCAACAATTCTCACTGACAATAGAATAATAGTGCTGAACAATTATCCGAGACTTGAGTTGTATAAAAAAAGCAAGGAAGATGCACCAAAAAACGGGGCGTTCACCGCTCTTTATTGCGGCGGACTGACCAGAATACGGGGCATCCGGGAAATAGTTGAAGCTGCCGGGCTCTTGAGATCCCGGAAAGGTTTTCGCCTAAAATTGATCGGCGGTTTTGAATCGGAGTCTTTTAAGAAGGAGGTCATGTCCCTGCCCGGCTGGGAAAAAGTGGACTATATCGGTCATATCCCTTATTCTAAAACCCCGGAGCACTGTATGAGCGCGGATGCCGGACTGATCTGTTTATGGCCCGAGCCAAATCATTTAATCTCGTCCCCGAACAAGCTCTTTGAATATATGGCTTCTGGTCTTCCGATCATTGCCTCGGATTTCAGGTGCTGGGAGAAAATTGTAAAGGGTTGCAATTGCGGGCTAAGCGTAAACCCAATGAAACCAAAAGAGATAGCGTCTGCAATAGAATATTTAATAGACCATCCGGAGGAAGCAATTATGATGGGTAAGAACGGCAGAAAAGCCGCGGAAGAAAGATACAATTGGAATAAAGAGAGTAAAAAGCTTCTGGAGATATATGATGGACTTTAA
- a CDS encoding glycosyltransferase family 4 protein codes for MGSKKIRVLVLSHMYPSSSDPLSGIWVHEQLRTLTAIKGCEIRVVSPRPFCPAALGIFKNKWEKYARTPFSDVIDGVPVLYPRYPVLPGKAFSALSPFSMHLWLRKLLTNLSLEFGPDILHSHAAVPDGFAGVKTAEALGIPCVCTFHGSDINRYPYYNRLCMELVRYVISGTDRIFAVSGALKKRAEQLAKPKNPVLPIYNGCDTSVFKYDGENRSQKRKDLGIPQDASVMCFAGHLIKEKGIFELLGSFEQLSEKFEGLHLMIIGEGPSHMKLEKEVLRLNSRARVYLVGQIAHNEMPLYLSASDIFVLPSYNEGLPVSIIEAMACALPVISTNVGGISEIVTNGVSGIITDVKNVGLLTKAIEKLLKDPGLMKQFGSAGRAIVEKRFSLERSANNLYNAYIETMDLSKQ; via the coding sequence ATGGGCTCAAAAAAAATCCGGGTCCTTGTCCTGTCCCATATGTACCCTTCAAGCTCGGACCCGCTTTCAGGTATCTGGGTGCATGAACAGTTGAGGACACTTACCGCTATAAAAGGCTGCGAAATAAGAGTGGTGTCCCCAAGGCCGTTTTGTCCGGCCGCACTTGGAATATTCAAAAACAAATGGGAAAAATATGCCCGGACCCCGTTTTCCGATGTAATAGACGGTGTCCCGGTGTTATATCCCAGATACCCGGTCCTGCCGGGAAAGGCATTCAGCGCTTTGTCCCCCTTTTCTATGCATCTCTGGCTAAGGAAACTTTTGACAAATCTGTCGTTAGAATTCGGGCCCGACATACTGCATTCACATGCGGCTGTCCCTGACGGTTTTGCCGGCGTAAAAACAGCTGAAGCGCTTGGAATTCCCTGTGTCTGCACCTTTCACGGAAGCGACATCAACCGTTATCCTTATTACAACCGGCTTTGCATGGAGTTGGTAAGATATGTAATATCCGGGACCGACAGGATATTTGCGGTCAGCGGGGCATTAAAAAAAAGGGCCGAACAATTGGCAAAACCAAAAAATCCGGTCCTGCCCATATATAATGGATGCGACACATCTGTATTCAAATACGACGGGGAAAATAGGTCTCAAAAAAGAAAAGACCTTGGCATCCCGCAGGATGCAAGCGTTATGTGTTTTGCCGGACATCTGATAAAGGAGAAAGGGATTTTTGAACTGCTGGGATCGTTTGAACAGTTGTCTGAAAAATTTGAGGGGCTGCATTTGATGATTATTGGAGAAGGCCCGAGTCATATGAAATTGGAAAAAGAGGTCCTCCGATTAAATTCCCGGGCAAGGGTATATCTGGTAGGACAGATAGCGCATAACGAAATGCCCCTTTATTTGAGCGCATCTGATATATTTGTCCTGCCAAGCTATAATGAGGGCCTTCCTGTGTCTATAATAGAGGCGATGGCCTGTGCTCTTCCTGTGATCTCGACAAATGTTGGGGGCATATCTGAAATAGTAACCAATGGTGTTTCTGGCATCATAACTGATGTTAAGAATGTCGGGTTGCTCACGAAAGCAATTGAAAAACTATTAAAAGATCCGGGCCTCATGAAACAGTTCGGATCTGCAGGTCGAGCCATAGTTGAAAAGAGGTTTTCCTTGGAAAGGAGCGCGAACAATCTTTACAATGCCTATATTGAAACAATGGACTTGAGCAAACAATGA